One Flavobacterium sp. 90 DNA segment encodes these proteins:
- a CDS encoding DUF6090 family protein: MQEEITKHSEKIYKTVKNKEHTLGEKVKEIIIEIFIIVFAVTLSIGLHSWSEHKHQQEEVSVFLNNLKNDLKDDVKSLNIEKGGYQETNIGYEKILALTTLQLDSIYKSKSKVVFPTYAHGQVLNIGNYEGFKSSGKIGYIEDEKLKQKILNYYQILAPTINEVDKVYNDFLFKCFDKMIENADKSEVQMYSDPKFKKTIEFLVRLGNNNIRVYDKNVKPEAIELIKEIEKELNK; encoded by the coding sequence ATGCAAGAAGAAATAACGAAACATTCAGAAAAAATTTATAAAACTGTGAAAAATAAAGAACATACATTGGGAGAGAAAGTGAAAGAAATCATTATAGAAATTTTTATAATAGTTTTTGCAGTAACGCTTTCAATAGGATTACATAGTTGGAGTGAACACAAACACCAGCAAGAAGAAGTTTCTGTTTTTCTTAATAATTTAAAGAATGATTTAAAAGATGATGTAAAAAGCCTGAACATTGAAAAGGGCGGATACCAAGAGACAAACATAGGTTATGAAAAAATTTTAGCACTAACGACTCTTCAACTTGATAGTATTTATAAGTCTAAAAGTAAAGTTGTTTTTCCAACTTATGCACATGGACAAGTACTAAATATTGGTAATTACGAAGGATTTAAGTCTAGTGGTAAAATTGGCTATATTGAAGATGAAAAATTAAAACAGAAAATTTTAAATTACTACCAAATACTTGCACCAACAATTAACGAAGTCGATAAAGTTTATAATGATTTTCTGTTTAAGTGTTTTGACAAAATGATAGAAAATGCAGATAAATCAGAAGTGCAAATGTATTCAGATCCAAAATTTAAAAAGACAATCGAATTTCTTGTTAGACTAGGTAATAACAACATAAGGGTTTACGACAAAAATGTAAAACCGGAAGCAATTGAACTTATTAAAGAAATTGAAAAAGAGTTGAATAAATAA
- a CDS encoding DUF5694 domain-containing protein, which translates to MTFIKSISTFLIALLTVTTTFGQESKPKTKILLIGTIHFETPHTDSFELKVDDFLSTKRQNELEDLTTVLSQTKATKVMIEKPFENQRSTDSLYNLYLTGHYKLTVSEREQIGFRLGKKLKLTQINCIDKFYAMHDSLMAATAKENNQLYLLKDLGTHAKAMISDFDNQLKKGTITEVLKYINRPDQLERNLSIYLKFIAKIGAGKNFAGAESVSVWYLRNLAIYANIMTQINANDKYVILIFGQGHIPILKHLLQNNDDFEVVEVSSVLK; encoded by the coding sequence ATGACTTTCATTAAATCAATTTCTACATTTTTAATTGCGCTTTTAACTGTAACAACAACTTTTGGACAAGAATCTAAACCTAAAACTAAAATCTTATTGATTGGGACAATTCACTTTGAAACACCTCATACAGATAGTTTTGAACTAAAAGTAGACGATTTTTTAAGTACTAAACGACAAAATGAATTAGAAGATTTAACTACTGTTTTGTCTCAAACAAAAGCGACTAAAGTGATGATTGAAAAGCCATTCGAAAATCAACGTTCTACCGATAGTTTGTATAATTTATATCTAACAGGACATTATAAACTTACAGTTTCAGAAAGAGAACAAATTGGCTTTAGGTTAGGTAAAAAATTAAAATTAACTCAAATAAACTGTATAGACAAATTCTATGCAATGCACGATAGTTTAATGGCTGCAACCGCAAAAGAAAATAATCAACTTTATTTACTAAAAGATTTAGGGACTCACGCAAAAGCAATGATAAGTGATTTTGATAATCAATTGAAAAAAGGTACGATAACAGAAGTTTTAAAGTACATAAATAGACCTGATCAATTAGAAAGAAATTTATCAATTTATTTAAAATTTATAGCAAAGATTGGGGCAGGTAAAAATTTTGCAGGAGCAGAATCTGTTTCTGTTTGGTATTTAAGAAATCTTGCTATTTACGCTAATATAATGACTCAAATAAATGCAAATGACAAATATGTTATACTAATATTTGGACAAGGTCATATTCCTATATTAAAACACTTACTACAAAATAATGACGATTTTGAAGTCGTTGAAGTAAGTAGCGTACTAAAATAA
- a CDS encoding CPBP family glutamic-type intramembrane protease, translating into MDNLIEGIKKTKWTNILIFYTVACVLTFLFRQIPNLLNKISVELLDFNITFNYNHGLALLITSIAAYKIFRIKREMTLLGNKPVKAIIFLSVVLIGYAALGFNNEYGINSHLWALIFCILTLIYDLLEESFWRGLLNDSLNLIPFWLRGIITGILWALWHLLIFDNFDQFGGLFVFILFSIILSIIMAYTADKTKSVLVAASIHTLLCRTNYVTLICAVIWVLIIIMWNKSLTSDKKIKKVA; encoded by the coding sequence ATGGATAACCTAATTGAAGGTATTAAAAAGACAAAATGGACAAACATCTTAATTTTTTATACTGTTGCTTGCGTACTTACTTTCCTTTTCCGTCAAATACCTAATTTGTTAAACAAAATCAGTGTAGAACTTCTTGACTTTAATATTACTTTCAATTACAACCATGGTTTAGCATTATTAATTACAAGTATAGCTGCTTATAAAATATTCAGAATCAAACGGGAAATGACCTTATTAGGAAATAAGCCCGTAAAAGCCATCATTTTTCTTAGCGTAGTTTTAATTGGCTATGCTGCATTAGGTTTTAACAATGAATACGGAATTAATTCACATTTATGGGCGTTGATATTCTGTATCCTAACTCTCATCTATGATTTATTAGAAGAAAGTTTTTGGAGAGGACTTCTAAATGACAGCTTAAATTTAATTCCTTTTTGGTTAAGAGGTATTATTACAGGAATACTTTGGGCGCTTTGGCATTTACTAATTTTTGACAATTTTGACCAGTTTGGAGGACTGTTTGTTTTTATTTTATTCTCTATCATATTGTCCATAATAATGGCGTACACGGCAGATAAAACAAAATCAGTTTTAGTGGCAGCGTCCATTCATACTTTACTTTGCAGAACAAATTATGTTACATTGATTTGTGCTGTAATTTGGGTTTTAATAATCATTATGTGGAACAAAAGTCTAACAAGTGATAAAAAGATCAAAAAAGTAGCCTGA
- a CDS encoding class I SAM-dependent methyltransferase, with product MKQNIYDDIDFFENYGKMLRSVDGLNSAGEWHVLKNMLPDFQDKNVLDLGCGYGWHCIYAKEQGAKNVIGIDLSKKMIDKAKENSKDLSIAYYQMPVEDIEFEKEQFDIIFSSLTFHYIQNLDVVFRKINKFLKKGGSFVFSMEHPVFTSKPEQDWFKDEKGNLLHWPVDNYQDEGVRQTNFLGHKVIKYHRTVASILNTVIDSGFVIKQISEPKPSEEIIEKYPAMKDELRRPIFIMVSAGKL from the coding sequence ATGAAACAAAATATTTACGACGATATAGATTTTTTTGAAAACTACGGTAAAATGCTACGTTCTGTAGACGGTTTGAATTCAGCAGGAGAATGGCATGTTTTGAAAAATATGTTGCCAGATTTTCAAGATAAAAATGTTCTTGATCTTGGTTGCGGTTACGGCTGGCATTGTATTTATGCTAAAGAACAAGGTGCAAAAAATGTGATTGGAATTGACTTATCAAAGAAAATGATTGATAAAGCAAAGGAAAATTCAAAAGACTTGTCAATAGCGTATTATCAAATGCCTGTTGAAGATATTGAATTTGAAAAGGAACAGTTTGACATTATTTTTAGTTCGCTTACTTTTCATTATATCCAAAATTTGGATGTTGTTTTTCGTAAAATTAATAAGTTCCTGAAAAAAGGAGGAAGCTTTGTTTTCTCAATGGAACATCCCGTTTTTACTTCAAAACCAGAGCAAGATTGGTTTAAGGACGAAAAAGGAAATTTGCTACATTGGCCAGTTGACAATTATCAGGACGAAGGAGTAAGACAAACGAATTTTTTAGGTCACAAAGTAATTAAATACCATCGAACTGTCGCAAGTATTTTAAATACTGTAATTGATTCAGGTTTTGTTATTAAACAAATATCTGAGCCTAAGCCATCAGAGGAAATCATTGAAAAATATCCAGCGATGAAAGACGAATTAAGAAGACCAATTTTTATTATGGTTTCTGCCGGAAAATTATAA